One genomic region from Anabaena sp. PCC 7108 encodes:
- a CDS encoding helix-turn-helix domain-containing protein has product MPVSYSGDLRRRVIIAWEAKEGSQRQLAERFKVSLSFVRNLLRRYRQNGQIEAKRRGGYQQPTIQNEDLNIIQSLVEEKNDLLLRELCVRVA; this is encoded by the coding sequence ATGCCAGTATCGTATTCGGGTGATTTGCGTCGTCGTGTGATTATAGCTTGGGAAGCAAAAGAAGGCTCTCAACGTCAGTTGGCTGAAAGATTTAAGGTCAGTTTGTCATTTGTACGAAATCTGTTGCGTCGTTATCGTCAAAATGGACAAATTGAGGCGAAACGACGTGGAGGATACCAACAGCCAACAATTCAAAATGAGGATCTGAACATCATCCAATCTCTGGTAGAGGAGAAAAATGATTTATTGCTGAGAGAATTATGCGTTCGCGTAGCGTGA
- a CDS encoding PD40 domain-containing protein, whose product MWNLKSKQLIKFRGNQGQIKSVSFSPDSNLLATVDSNISNNAIVYPWNGITPQNPTTLSRNLPEYDYNKIRSVSFNPDSSLLVTGDSYGEISLWDWKNQHKLSTKFKEHRDGVNSVVFSHDGKMLVTAGNDGIARLWSDLNRGVFRELKGHIYGINQVIFNPKDNLIATAGRDGTIRLWNLNGQQLAEYQIDQSNDSWVTSISFSPDGKQLAAVGQNQTTGLWQAKKWQVEGLDGLMVRGCNWARNYLENNPNVKEGDRHLCDNIQPTAANPDQ is encoded by the coding sequence TTGTGGAACTTAAAGAGCAAGCAGTTAATCAAATTTAGAGGAAATCAAGGTCAGATCAAAAGTGTCAGTTTTAGCCCTGATAGCAACTTGCTAGCTACTGTTGACTCTAATATTTCTAATAATGCTATTGTCTACCCGTGGAATGGGATAACTCCACAAAATCCGACCACTCTATCTCGAAATTTGCCAGAGTATGATTACAACAAGATTCGTAGCGTCAGTTTTAATCCTGACAGTAGCTTACTAGTCACTGGTGACTCATACGGCGAGATAAGTTTGTGGGACTGGAAAAATCAGCATAAATTATCAACTAAATTCAAAGAACATCGAGATGGGGTAAACAGCGTTGTTTTTAGTCATGATGGTAAGATGCTGGTTACTGCTGGAAACGATGGCATAGCTCGCTTATGGTCAGATTTAAATCGCGGTGTGTTTAGAGAATTAAAAGGACATATCTACGGGATTAATCAGGTTATTTTTAACCCCAAGGATAATTTAATAGCTACAGCTGGAAGAGATGGTACGATCCGCTTGTGGAACTTGAATGGTCAGCAGTTAGCAGAATACCAGATAGATCAAAGTAATGACTCATGGGTTACAAGCATTAGTTTTAGTCCTGATGGTAAACAACTAGCTGCTGTAGGACAAAATCAGACAACTGGCTTGTGGCAAGCTAAGAAATGGCAGGTTGAAGGATTAGATGGATTAATGGTAAGGGGTTGCAATTGGGCCCGTAACTATCTGGAGAATAATCCCAATGTTAAAGAGGGCGATCGCCATCTCTGTGACAATATACAACCAACTGCTGCAAATCCTGACCAGTAG
- a CDS encoding NB-ARC domain-containing protein produces MTVEGAEDRLEQLIIKERCRLVAVLGMGGMGKTSLAAKLAQQVQGQFEYFIWRSLYNAPPLFELLANLIQFFSEDQVLETDLPNSLDGRISRLVDYLRQHRCLIILDNVDTILQSGGIAGSYREGYEEYAQLIRRVGEVAHTGCLLLTSREKPKDLASLEGQALPVRSLQLSGLEAVDGQKIFEIKGLSGSESELTAVVDRYAGNALALKIVATTIQDVFNGNISEFIKQDTAIFGNIRELLEQQFSRLSNLSHALIKATAKDYIIEIQIRNIIKPIIDGLLSIFRGQKNLENKLNEILLTQRQTFSQEQSYADGNVLNLLCYLKTDLSNYDFSHLTVRQADLRNVNLHNVNFTHANLAQSVFAETFGGVLSLAFSPNGKFLAIGDMNSEIRLYQVGDWKQLKIFRGHTDWVSAIAFNHDSTMLASGSEDQTIKLWNVITGQCLNTLQGHEQGIWSLVFSSDGKVLVSGSDDKTVKIWSVSNGQCLKTFPGHQNMVRGVVLSPDNKVLVSGSVDKTLKLWDVSTGKCLKTLPEHNEGIWSVAISSDRCVASGSGDGAVKLWDIKTGECLMTLQGHSDWVMSLAFSRDGQILASGSWDHTVKLWNVSSGECRKTLLGHNSMIRAVMFSPDGQILASGSNDQTLKLWEVATGQCLKTMQGYGNGIWSIALSPDGKMLASSSDKKVKLWDINTGECFATLIGHSNEVKSVAWSPDGGIVASGSEDKTIKIWDIKTCKYQQTLPGHSNWIWAIAFSPDGRTLASGSHDHTVKLWDVETGQCLKTLHEQNHGVLSVTFSPDGLTLASGGHDHTVKIWEINTGKCLKTLPGHTGWVWSIAFSPDGQILSSGSGDHLVKIWEIKTGECLKTLSGHTGWVRSLAFSPDGKILSSGSMDKTVKLWDVKTGECLKTLQQPTQAVLSVTFSPEGHTLISSGEDETLKIWNILTGECIRSLRSKRLYEGMKIAGVTGLTEATLTTLKTLGAIESEMYISENGRV; encoded by the coding sequence GTGACAGTTGAGGGTGCGGAAGATAGGCTGGAACAGTTGATAATCAAAGAGCGTTGCCGATTGGTAGCAGTGTTGGGAATGGGGGGAATGGGGAAAACTTCTCTAGCTGCTAAACTAGCTCAACAAGTTCAGGGACAGTTTGAGTACTTTATTTGGCGATCGCTCTACAATGCTCCACCACTTTTCGAGCTTTTGGCTAACTTAATTCAATTTTTCTCTGAAGATCAAGTTTTAGAAACTGATTTACCAAACAGCTTAGACGGCAGAATCTCCCGACTGGTTGATTATTTACGCCAACATCGCTGTCTTATTATCCTCGATAATGTTGATACCATTCTTCAAAGTGGGGGTATTGCTGGTAGCTATCGAGAAGGCTATGAGGAATACGCTCAACTGATCAGACGAGTAGGAGAAGTTGCCCATACTGGCTGTCTTTTGCTGACTTCACGGGAGAAACCGAAAGATTTAGCCTCACTTGAAGGACAAGCACTACCCGTTCGCTCATTACAATTGAGTGGTTTAGAAGCGGTAGATGGACAAAAAATTTTTGAAATCAAGGGGTTGTCTGGCTCTGAGTCAGAATTGACAGCAGTAGTTGATCGCTATGCAGGTAACGCCTTAGCTTTGAAAATAGTGGCGACAACAATTCAAGATGTTTTTAATGGTAATATTTCTGAATTTATCAAACAAGATACGGCTATTTTCGGTAACATTCGTGAATTATTAGAGCAACAGTTTTCGCGTTTGTCCAACTTAAGTCATGCTTTAATAAAAGCAACAGCAAAAGACTATATTATTGAAATTCAAATTCGTAATATTATTAAACCTATTATAGATGGGTTGCTTTCTATTTTTAGAGGTCAAAAAAACCTAGAAAACAAACTAAATGAAATTTTATTAACGCAGCGTCAGACATTCAGCCAAGAACAAAGTTATGCAGATGGAAATGTCCTAAATCTGCTTTGTTATCTAAAGACCGATCTTAGTAACTATGACTTTTCCCATCTCACAGTTCGGCAAGCAGACCTAAGAAATGTAAATTTGCACAATGTAAATTTTACTCACGCTAATCTAGCTCAATCTGTATTTGCGGAAACTTTCGGTGGTGTTTTGTCATTAGCATTTAGTCCCAATGGAAAATTTTTAGCTATTGGGGATATGAATAGTGAGATTCGCTTGTACCAAGTTGGTGATTGGAAACAGCTAAAAATCTTTAGAGGTCATACTGATTGGGTATCAGCAATTGCCTTTAATCATGACAGTACTATGCTTGCTAGTGGCAGTGAAGACCAAACAATCAAGCTTTGGAATGTCATAACTGGTCAATGTCTCAATACTTTGCAGGGACATGAACAAGGAATTTGGTCACTGGTATTTAGTTCAGATGGGAAAGTATTGGTCAGTGGCAGTGATGACAAGACTGTAAAGATATGGAGTGTCAGTAATGGGCAGTGCCTAAAAACTTTTCCAGGGCATCAGAATATGGTGAGAGGAGTTGTTTTAAGTCCTGACAACAAAGTATTAGTTAGTGGTAGCGTGGACAAAACACTCAAGCTGTGGGATGTCAGCACTGGTAAATGTTTGAAAACTTTGCCAGAACATAATGAAGGGATTTGGTCAGTTGCCATCAGTTCAGATAGGTGCGTTGCTAGTGGTAGTGGTGATGGAGCAGTAAAGTTATGGGATATTAAAACTGGTGAATGTTTAATGACCTTGCAGGGACACTCTGATTGGGTGATGTCACTTGCATTCAGTCGAGATGGGCAAATCTTGGCAAGTGGAAGTTGGGATCATACAGTGAAGCTGTGGAATGTTAGTAGTGGTGAGTGTCGGAAAACTTTGCTAGGACACAATAGTATGATCCGAGCAGTTATGTTTAGTCCTGATGGTCAAATCTTGGCAAGTGGCAGTAATGACCAAACTTTGAAACTGTGGGAAGTTGCTACTGGTCAGTGTTTAAAAACTATGCAGGGATATGGTAATGGCATCTGGTCAATTGCCCTCAGTCCTGACGGTAAAATGCTGGCTAGTAGTAGTGATAAAAAGGTGAAATTGTGGGACATCAATACTGGCGAATGCTTCGCAACACTCATCGGACATAGTAATGAGGTCAAGTCAGTGGCATGGAGTCCTGATGGTGGTATTGTCGCTAGTGGCAGCGAAGACAAAACCATCAAGATATGGGATATTAAAACTTGTAAATATCAGCAAACTTTGCCAGGACACTCGAATTGGATTTGGGCAATTGCTTTTAGTCCCGATGGTCGGACTTTGGCTAGTGGTAGTCATGACCACACAGTGAAATTATGGGATGTCGAGACTGGTCAATGCCTGAAAACTTTACATGAACAAAACCACGGAGTTTTGTCTGTTACCTTCAGCCCTGATGGTCTAACTTTAGCTAGTGGTGGTCATGACCATACAGTAAAGATATGGGAAATCAATACTGGTAAATGCTTGAAAACATTGCCAGGACACACAGGGTGGGTGTGGTCAATTGCCTTTAGCCCGGACGGACAAATCCTGAGTAGCGGTAGCGGAGATCACTTAGTTAAGATATGGGAAATCAAGACTGGTGAATGCTTGAAAACATTATCAGGACATACAGGGTGGGTGCGATCGCTTGCCTTTAGTCCAGATGGTAAAATTCTCAGCAGTGGTAGTATGGATAAAACTGTGAAGTTATGGGATGTAAAAACTGGTGAATGCCTCAAAACTTTACAGCAACCAACTCAAGCTGTTTTATCAGTTACCTTTAGTCCTGAGGGGCATACTCTCATTAGTAGCGGTGAAGATGAGACACTGAAGATTTGGAATATCTTGACAGGTGAATGTATAAGAAGTTTGAGAAGTAAAAGACTTTATGAGGGGATGAAGATCGCTGGTGTTACTGGGTTAACTGAGGCGACGCTGACGACTCTGAAAACTCTGGGGGCGATTGAGTCTGAAATGTATATCAGCGAGAATGGGCGAGTGTAA
- a CDS encoding four helix bundle protein: MSYRNQFIWQRAVQLAINCYKFTRLFPQSELYGLTSQIRRSSVSVASNIAEGYGRRSKPEYIQFLHIALGSLRELDTQLIIAKEVDLADKNLFTSLLNEVEEMQSILVASLNKLKA; this comes from the coding sequence ATGAGTTATAGAAATCAGTTTATCTGGCAAAGGGCGGTTCAACTTGCTATCAATTGTTATAAATTTACCCGCCTATTTCCTCAGTCAGAATTGTATGGTTTAACTAGCCAAATACGACGTTCTTCTGTATCTGTAGCATCCAACATAGCTGAAGGTTATGGTAGGCGTTCAAAGCCAGAATACATACAGTTTTTACATATTGCATTAGGTTCTTTAAGAGAACTTGATACGCAATTAATCATTGCTAAAGAAGTAGATTTAGCCGACAAAAATCTTTTTACATCCCTATTAAATGAAGTTGAGGAAATGCAAAGTATATTAGTTGCCAGTTTAAACAAACTGAAAGCTTGA
- a CDS encoding transposase has translation MGIKVARNTLLNLVRSIPLPPILTPHILGVDDFCFRKCKTYGTALIDLERSRPIALLKDAKAETLAEWLKAHPGVKVVSRDRSKTYQERQRAGGRRQKGILLPALCLRLEGVRV, from the coding sequence TTGGGGATAAAAGTTGCTCGCAACACACTATTAAATTTAGTTCGCTCAATCCCACTACCACCAATCCTAACGCCACATATTCTTGGGGTAGATGACTTTTGTTTTCGTAAATGTAAAACTTACGGCACAGCACTCATTGACCTGGAACGCAGCAGACCAATTGCTCTACTAAAAGATGCCAAAGCTGAAACCTTGGCAGAATGGTTAAAAGCTCACCCTGGTGTCAAAGTCGTCTCACGAGACCGGTCAAAAACTTATCAAGAAAGGCAGAGGGCAGGAGGCAGAAGGCAGAAGGGAATTCTACTTCCTGCTCTTTGCCTACGACTGGAAGGAGTAAGGGTTTAA
- a CDS encoding transposase family protein, whose amino-acid sequence MSVLTHLLPDSTNLKLENCFLDEIKTQIKLIVSAISRVVNCPVCNQPTHKIHSRYERFLADLPWADYSITLQLRVRKFFCINTECKRRIFTERLTNVTAPWARRTLRLAQRLSAIALANVMVVQQG is encoded by the coding sequence ATGTCGGTGCTAACTCACCTATTACCAGATTCAACCAATCTGAAACTTGAAAATTGCTTTCTTGACGAGATCAAGACTCAGATAAAGTTGATTGTTTCCGCCATCAGTAGAGTAGTTAATTGTCCAGTTTGTAACCAACCAACGCATAAAATTCATAGTCGCTATGAACGCTTCTTAGCTGACTTACCTTGGGCTGATTACAGCATTACCTTACAGTTACGGGTAAGGAAGTTTTTTTGCATCAACACAGAATGTAAACGACGCATTTTTACAGAAAGGCTAACCAATGTAACCGCACCTTGGGCGAGAAGAACTCTGCGTTTAGCTCAACGACTGAGTGCGATTGCTTTAGCTAATGTAATGGTGGTGCAGCAGGGGTAA
- a CDS encoding Uma2 family endonuclease, translating to MTQLKTKLTLEEFLALPESELAYEFVNGESVPKYKNEQMSPKFFHGSTTGALFILLSTWAQEKGRVVVEWGIKLTRNQENWLPVPDLTYISYNRLPADWLKDEACPVIPELVIEIISPGQTFGDMIEKATYYLQAGISLVWIVDTISQTITVFTASSLPVTFRENQVISHETLPELEITPHTIFQRAGLIR from the coding sequence ATGACTCAACTAAAAACCAAACTCACTCTCGAAGAATTTCTTGCACTTCCCGAAAGTGAACTTGCTTATGAGTTTGTTAACGGTGAATCTGTACCTAAATATAAAAATGAGCAAATGTCTCCTAAATTTTTTCATGGCTCAACTACAGGAGCATTATTTATACTATTATCCACATGGGCGCAAGAAAAAGGTCGTGTTGTCGTGGAATGGGGGATAAAATTAACAAGAAATCAAGAAAATTGGCTACCCGTACCTGATTTGACATACATTTCCTATAACCGTCTTCCTGCTGACTGGCTTAAAGATGAAGCTTGTCCTGTGATACCAGAATTAGTTATCGAAATTATTTCTCCTGGTCAAACTTTTGGAGACATGATCGAAAAGGCTACTTATTATCTTCAAGCTGGCATTTCTCTGGTTTGGATAGTAGATACAATATCTCAAACTATTACTGTCTTTACAGCATCTTCTCTTCCTGTCACATTTCGAGAAAATCAAGTCATCAGTCATGAAACATTACCAGAATTAGAAATTACTCCCCATACTATTTTTCAACGTGCTGGTTTAATTCGTTAG
- a CDS encoding transposase, translated as MNFVLLLKTSDFIVDSLIEWWNTITPEQRIHTELIQIKVDNGPESSGIRTQFLNRMVEFVDEIKTPIQLLYYPPYHSKYNPIERCWGILEQHWNGSKLVDVTTMLSWAKSMTWKGIHPILTLSKTVYQKGISLTKKAMKVLEPRLQRNSLLPKWDILIQPL; from the coding sequence ATTAATTTTGTCTTACTACTTAAAACCAGCGATTTCATTGTTGATAGCCTGATTGAGTGGTGGAACACAATTACACCAGAACAACGCATTCATACCGAACTTATCCAAATTAAAGTTGATAATGGTCCAGAAAGTAGCGGTATCCGAACTCAATTCTTAAACAGGATGGTCGAGTTTGTTGACGAGATCAAGACACCAATTCAGTTGCTTTACTATCCTCCTTACCATAGTAAATACAATCCCATAGAGCGTTGTTGGGGTATTCTTGAACAGCATTGGAATGGAAGCAAGCTCGTCGATGTTACCACCATGCTTTCATGGGCTAAAAGTATGACTTGGAAAGGTATACATCCCATTTTAACTTTAAGCAAGACTGTTTACCAAAAAGGAATTTCTCTAACGAAGAAAGCCATGAAGGTACTTGAGCCTAGATTGCAGCGAAATTCACTTTTGCCCAAATGGGATATCTTGATTCAACCTCTTTAG
- a CDS encoding GAF domain-containing protein, which produces MKINRVESLPNLTNSAPPQIFFGTEADKKSSSEQFLLSMYDSVQTSIFIVDVLEDGDFRYLALNPTHERWLGIRSEELRGKKPEDILSPVDAASVRQRYADCVRFGKTISYEQCLQFQGIFTWWSTTLTPLRDADSRIYRLIGTSSNITPSKLAEQAGKIEAERERLLASTTLRIRQGQDLETILQQTVKEIRHLLESDRILIYRFEPDNGGIILAESTITAGESLLGKKIKDPCFDAKHRERYRRGCIHVVEDIYATGLHPCQRDFLASMQVEANLVVPILLQQNLWGLLIAQHCREKRQWQQAEIDLFKQIAIQLGIAVQQAELEKQVKYLQEQLEFQKQQHTFQLNQAQNFQALVRRITEQIRDSVDAQEVLKTVVQELAKLLQLERCQIELYNSSQTLATVTCEYSHSSPYCQGLIREIADFPEVYQPLLQKQSLQSVEILPGSYIQVQVVSQLACPIFDSQGILGNIWLIKPTEDIFDQLEVSLVQEVANECAIAIRQSQLQEKTKAQVKELEKRERHKNEFLKTLSQELRTPVTTISLAAQTLEGLLTPTGILDLELVPQLLQILHHECGRESKLINDLLTLTYLKIEPEPPTLIAIDLQTWLTPIVESFRDVANCQKQNLNLNIAGKLPPLETDITDFERIITQLLNQACKCTPAGESITVAAELSADTVELKVSHAGAEIPSHELAQVFQPFYRFTNNAPWKSSDSGLELALVKAMVERLSGSIYVESADNQITFTIRFPLQPVF; this is translated from the coding sequence ATGAAAATCAATCGAGTTGAATCGCTCCCAAATTTGACAAATTCAGCACCACCACAGATTTTTTTCGGCACAGAAGCAGATAAAAAAAGTAGTAGTGAGCAATTTCTACTCAGTATGTACGATTCTGTGCAGACATCTATATTTATTGTTGATGTTCTGGAAGACGGGGATTTTCGCTATCTAGCACTTAATCCTACCCATGAACGGTGGCTTGGTATTCGCTCTGAAGAACTCCGGGGTAAAAAACCAGAGGATATTCTCTCTCCCGTTGATGCTGCTAGTGTACGTCAGCGTTATGCTGATTGTGTGCGTTTTGGGAAAACGATTTCTTATGAACAATGTTTACAATTTCAGGGAATATTCACTTGGTGGAGTACGACTTTAACGCCATTACGAGATGCTGACTCTAGAATTTATAGACTGATTGGCACTAGTAGCAATATTACTCCCTCAAAGCTGGCAGAACAAGCTGGAAAAATAGAAGCAGAAAGGGAACGTTTATTAGCATCAACAACGTTAAGAATTCGCCAAGGTCAAGACTTAGAAACGATTCTCCAGCAGACAGTTAAAGAAATTCGGCATTTATTAGAGAGCGATCGCATTTTAATTTATCGCTTTGAGCCGGATAATGGTGGGATAATATTAGCAGAATCCACAATTACTGCTGGTGAGTCCCTACTAGGAAAAAAAATCAAAGATCCCTGTTTTGATGCCAAACACCGAGAACGTTACAGACGTGGCTGTATTCATGTGGTTGAAGATATTTATGCCACAGGTTTGCATCCTTGTCAAAGAGATTTTCTCGCCTCTATGCAAGTGGAAGCTAATCTAGTTGTACCCATCTTATTACAACAGAATTTATGGGGACTTTTAATTGCTCAACATTGCCGAGAAAAGCGACAATGGCAACAAGCAGAAATTGATTTATTCAAACAAATAGCTATTCAACTTGGTATTGCTGTCCAGCAAGCAGAATTAGAAAAACAGGTTAAATACCTGCAAGAACAACTAGAATTCCAAAAACAACAGCATACATTTCAGTTAAATCAGGCGCAGAATTTTCAAGCATTAGTGCGAAGAATTACTGAACAAATCCGTGATAGTGTGGATGCTCAGGAAGTTCTAAAAACCGTAGTTCAAGAATTAGCGAAATTATTGCAACTGGAACGATGCCAAATTGAACTTTATAACTCTTCCCAAACTTTAGCTACTGTGACTTGTGAGTATAGTCATAGTTCACCTTATTGTCAGGGATTAATTAGAGAAATTGCCGACTTTCCTGAAGTTTATCAGCCACTTTTGCAAAAACAATCTTTGCAATCTGTGGAAATTTTGCCCGGAAGCTATATACAAGTACAGGTTGTCTCTCAACTAGCTTGTCCAATTTTCGATTCTCAGGGGATTTTGGGCAATATTTGGTTAATTAAACCAACAGAAGATATATTTGATCAATTAGAGGTATCCTTAGTACAGGAGGTAGCTAATGAATGTGCGATCGCAATTCGGCAATCTCAACTACAGGAAAAAACCAAAGCACAGGTCAAAGAACTAGAAAAACGGGAACGTCACAAAAATGAATTCTTAAAAACTCTTTCTCAAGAACTTCGTACACCTGTAACTACTATTAGTCTTGCTGCTCAAACTCTAGAAGGTCTGCTGACCCCAACTGGTATTCTCGATCTAGAATTAGTACCGCAACTTTTACAGATTTTACATCATGAGTGTGGACGTGAAAGTAAGTTAATTAATGATTTGCTCACCCTCACCTATCTCAAAATCGAACCCGAACCGCCGACATTAATCGCCATTGATTTACAAACCTGGCTAACTCCCATTGTCGAGTCTTTTCGGGATGTTGCCAATTGTCAAAAACAAAACTTAAACTTAAATATTGCCGGCAAACTTCCGCCTTTAGAAACCGATATTACCGATTTTGAGCGAATTATCACCCAACTACTTAACCAGGCTTGTAAATGCACCCCCGCAGGTGAATCAATCACCGTTGCTGCTGAATTGAGTGCAGACACAGTAGAGTTAAAAGTCAGTCATGCTGGTGCAGAGATTCCTAGTCATGAACTAGCACAGGTTTTCCAGCCATTTTATCGTTTTACCAACAATGCCCCCTGGAAATCCAGTGATTCTGGACTAGAACTGGCTTTGGTGAAAGCAATGGTTGAACGTTTAAGCGGTTCAATTTACGTTGAAAGTGCCGATAATCAAATCACCTTCACGATTAGATTCCCGCTTCAGCCAGTTTTTTAA